In Gigantopelta aegis isolate Gae_Host chromosome 6, Gae_host_genome, whole genome shotgun sequence, the following are encoded in one genomic region:
- the LOC121375843 gene encoding uncharacterized protein LOC121375843: protein MEYDFSSLPEVVWVEVMSYLGFRDRYSLSLTCHTLHSVFSHPSLWKSAKIFLLGGTNNFGPCKTFMLKTSFKTIERFGTLFRDLTITISGHVKGVDSDSRSLLEHLAEHCCLESLTLEAGQMVSSFHIGGTKPNEQDLLAIVSLINKASRLKKISVISWPMYPDIFGKPELNIFHAMMLNEKLKNLESLSLFWTKRDWSELNPLLPSLEYTLRLVTNFKQLTHLAVRAVMLDSDIMRELAECGRAKMKLLQVFVSSRPLVSSPTQRQRLSFRDWVHLVLACPQLQVEVVIMSPIRDEDLADILNPRTPLTSVTFLKHSGCNDQLLTSLANSYENTLKQFVCHCMMTDIDESLLYLVTRCHQMEELVVTQALKHETVAIIQDLRRWNKLNLTKQ from the coding sequence ATGGAGTACGACTTCAGCTCACTACCGGAAGTCGTCTGGGTGGAAGTGATGTCATATCTAGGTTTCCGTGACCGCTACTCGTTGTCTTTAACATGCCACACTTTACATTCTGTTTTCTCACACCCATCTCTTTGGAAGtctgcaaaaatatttcttcttgGAGGAACAAACAACTTCGGTCCGTGTAAAACGTTCATGCTGAAAACGAGTTTCAAAACAATTGAACGGTTTGGAACACTGTTCCGGGATCTTACGATAACAATATCGGGTCACGTGAAAGGTGTGGATTCAGATTCAAGATCACTTCTTGAACATTTGGCTGAACATTGTTGTCTGGAAAGTTTGACTCTAGAAGCCGGTCAGATGGTTTCCAGTTTTCACATCGGAGGTACGAAACCAAACGAACAAGACTTGCTGGCTATAGTGTCCCTCATTAACAAAGCATCCAGGTTGAAAAAAATCAGTGTCATCTCCTGGCCTATGTATCCAGATATATTCGGCAAGCCTGAGTTGAATATTTTTCACGCCATGATGTTAAACGAAAAACTTAAGAACCTAGAATCTCtgagtttgttttggaccaagaGAGATTGGTCAGAGTTGAATCCACTGTTGCCTTCCCTCGAATACACACTTCGCTTGGTGACTAATTTCAAACAGCTTACTCACCTCGCTGTTCGGGCTGTCATGTTGGACAGCGACATCATGCGTGAGCTTGCAGAGTGTGGTCGAGCCAAGATGAAACTCCTTCAAGTGTTTGTCAGCTCCAGGCCTTTGGTCAGTTCGCCGACTCAAAGGCAGCGTCTTTCTTTCAGAGACTGGGTACACCTTGTCCTAGCATGTCCTCAACTGCAGGTGGAGGTTGTCATTATGTCTCCAATACGAGATGAAGACCTGGCCGACATTCTGAATCCGCGGACACCGTTGACATCAGTTACCTTCTTGAAACACTCTGGTTGTAATGACCAGCTGCTGACGTCTCTAGCTAACAGCTATGAAAACactttaaaacagtttgtatgtCACTGCATGATGACCGATATTGACGAATCCTTGCTATATCTTGTAACAAGATGTCATCAGATGGAAGAGCTAGTGGTTACCCAGGCGTTAAAGCACGAAACGGTGGCTATAATACAGGATTTACGGAGGTGGAACAAACTGAATCTGACAAAACAGTAA